The Candidatus Curtissbacteria bacterium sequence GAATTACACTAAAAGCCTCGTAGAAAACCTTTTAAAAATAGACAACAAGAACGAATACGTCCTATTTGGATCTTCCCTAAGATCGAAAAAAAAATTAAAAGAATTCAAAGACAGCCTTAAGGATTACCAAAATGTGGAATTTAAAATTGCCTCAATTCCCCCCACGCTTCTAGAATTTGTCTGGAACAGATTGAGGGTTCTTCCGATAGAAAAATTTATTGGAGAAGTCGATATTTTTCACTCTTCTGATTGGACCCAGCCAAAAATAAAAAGCCCAAAAACTAAAAGAGTGACGACTATTCACGATATGGTTACTTATATATTTCCGGCGTCGCTTCACCCGAAAATCATTGCTGCCCAGAAAAGAAGACTCAAACACGTAAAGAGTGAAGTTGACGTCATCATCGCTGATTCGGAAACGACTAAGGACGACGTCACAAAATTCTTACACATTCCGCAGGATAAAATTAAAGTAGTCTATCTGGCGGCGTCTGGTGACTTTCAACCCCAAGACGACGAAAAAATAAATCAGGCTTTAGAAAAATATAAAATTAGAAAACCCTACATTCTGTCTGTTGCAACACAGGAGCCAAGGAAAAATATTCAAAAACTTCTCGACGTTTTCGAAACTATTCTCAAAGATAACCCTCAGTTCCACCTCGTACTAACCGGTAAGTACGGTTGGGGCTCGGGCTTCCATTCGCCGGAAAATGTAATTTGGACTAACTACGTATCTCAAGAAGATTTAGTCAGTCTTTATGCTGGGTGCAGAGTGTTCGTTTATCCTTCTCTTTACGAAGGTTTCGGTCTTCCAATTTTAGAAGCCATGGCCTGCGGAGCCCCCGTTGTCACTTCAAATAATTCCTCGATGGCAGAAATAGCAAAAGACGCGGCAATTCTAGTCGATCCAAGAAGCGAAGGACAACTCACAAGAGCTATTCAAATGGTAATAAACTTAAACATGGACAATTACCAAAAGATGGTAAGGGCAAGTCTCGGACGAGCAAGGCGCTATTCTTGGACTAAAACAGCAAAAGAAACCCTCGCGATTTACGAAGAGTTAGCCAAAGGCCCTGAGCTTGACACTCAAGCTCCAGATGCTTAACACTTGATACATGCTCATTGGTGTCGACGCGAACGAGGCAAATGTAAAAAACAGAGTTGGTTCCGGAACCCACGCATTCGAACTTCTTAAGCAATTCGCCGAGCTCGCAACAAGCAAACATCAATTCGAAATTTTTCTCAAGGAAAAACCGCTCGAGGATCTACCTAAAGAAAATCAAAACTTTAAATACAAAGTATTCGGACCCAAAAAACTTTGGACGCAATTTGCCCTTCCACTAAGACTTTTGGGTAACAAACCCGACGTTTTTTTCTCGATGACACACTATGGTCCGAGGTTCTCGAGAGTTCCCAATGTCGTTACAATTTACGACCTTTCATATCTACACTATCCGGAACTCTTCAATAAAGACGACCTTTACCAATTAAAATCTTGGTCCAAATACTCCATAGAGGGTGCCAAACACATAATTGCCATTTCCCAATCCACAAAAGACGACATTATTAAAAATTACGGAGTAAGCCCCTCAAAAATTTCCGTAACCTATATGGGTTACGACCAAAAACTATTTAAGCCTCAAAATAAATCAAAAATAGACAATATAAAAAAGAAGTACAAAATTGGCGGCGACTACATTATATTCGTCGGCACACTCCAACCGCGCAAAAACATAGAACGCCTGATAGAAGCTTTTGCAGAGGTAAATTCTAAAATTCCGGACGTTGAATTAATGATAGCCGGCAAAAAAGGATGGCTCTTTGAACCCATCTTTGAAAAAGTGAAAAAACTTAATCTGGAAAAGGAAATCATCTTTACGGACTATGTACCGGATGACGACCTGCCACCATTAATAGCCGGCGCTAAGGTTTATATCCTTCCTTCGCTTTGGGAGGGATTCGGTATTCCTGTAATTGAAGCTCAGGCATGCGGGGTTCCCGTCTCAGTTTCAGAAACATCAAGCCTTCCTGAAGTTGTTGATAAAAGCGGATTTACATTCGATCCCGAAAAAGTTCCCGAAATTACGTCAAGCCTTTTAGTTTTGCTAACCGATGACAAGCTTAGATCAATGCTGATAGAAAAGGGATTCAAAAACGTCAAAAGATTCTCTTGGGAAAAGTGTGCGAAGGAGACACTAAAAATTTTAGTATCTGTATAATAATAAGTACATGAAAGACCGAATGGGTCGGGAGCTGTCCAACCGTGAAGTAGCTAAAAAAGCCCAAAACAGGCTCTACAATTACTTTCTCGACCTCGTACTTCTCAAACTCAACATCATTACATCGTTTGTCCCCCTCCATTCTTGCAGGAAGTTAGCCTTCCGGCTAGCAGGTGTGAAAATAGGTAAAAATTCCTACATACATATGGGTACTCGTTTCTACAAACCAAGTGGCGTGACAATAGGAAATGGCACAATAATTGGAGACCACTGTTTTCTCGACGGCCGCGCGCCTCTGAAAATTGGCGACAACGTAGACATCGCTTCACAAGTTTTAATTTACAATTCCGAACACGACGTAAACTCCGAAGGCTTTGATCCCATTGAAGAGCCGGTAGAAATAGGGGACTATGTATTTATCGGCCCCCGAGCGACGATCCTACCAGGAGTCAAAATTGGCAAAGGTGCGGTGGTCGCAGCCGGTGCTGTGGTGACTAGTGATGTGAATGATTTTGAGATTGTCGGTGGAGTCCCGGCAAAAGTAATAGGGGAGCGTAAAAACCGTGACCCTCATTACAAACTCGGTCGGGCCAGACTTTTTCAATGACGCTACTGATCTTCTTCCTGACCGCCATTGTTGGTGGAACAGGCTCACCCCTCATTAAACACGCAGTCGAAATATTCCCCCCGATGTCGTTCATATTTTTAAGGGGAATATTATCAAGTATCCTTATTTTGCCGTTTGCTTACAAGGAAATAAAAAACCCGAAACCACACAAGAAACTACTTTTTATCTCAACCCTCCTTTTTGCTGCGAATTGGGTTTTCTTCGCTCTAGGGATTCAAAGGACTACCGTTCTAATGGGACAAGCAATCTATATTCCAACAGGCATAATAGTCGCAATAATAGGGTTTATATTCCTGAAAGAAAAACTCACCCGAGAGCAAATCAGCGGGTTAGTTATTACTTTATTGGGACTTTCGGTCCTAATTGTAGGTTCGGTTAAAGGTCAAGATTTGTCATCAGTCGGAACTCCGCTCGGTAACTTGCTTGTTGTGGGAGGTCTTCTTAGTTGGGCAAGTTTTACAGTGGTTTCCAGAAAGATCAGCGCATACTACAGTACTTTCGGCCTAACAATTATTAATTTTGCAACAACAGCAGTTCTTGCACTGGCAATCATGCCGCTTGTTGGTGAGAGTCCGACATCTATCCCTGTCAACTCAAGCTCAGTCGTCTCGATTTTGTCAGTCACTGCAGGAACAACTGCCTTCTTCCTCCTTTATCAGTACCTCATTAAAAATACTTCTGCTTTTTTAGCGTCCCTAGTTATTTATCCTGTTTCTGTTTTTGGCGCACTTGGGGGTATAATTTTTTATGGAGAAAAACTAACTCCTGCGTTCGTTACAGGAAGCGCATTAATCGTCCTTGGAGTTTTCACCGCGACATCGTATCAGTACGCTAAAAAATACATCAGATGGCCATTGATATATCGGTAATTATCGTCAACTGGAATACAAAGAAACTTTTAGAAGACGCGATCTCGTCCCTTTTTAAGTATTCAAAAGACGTCGCTTTCGAAGTCATAGTCGTCGACAACGGCTCCGAAGACGGAAGTATCGAAATGGTCAAGAAGAAATTCCCCAATGTAAAGTTAATCGAACACGGCTATAACGCCGGTTTTACAAAAGGAAACAATAGCGGGATAAAAGTCGCCAAAGGGAAGTACATTTTCTTATTCAATTCCGACGCTTACTTAATTGAAAACACGCTTAAAAAACTAGTCGAAAAAGCGGACAGCCTCAAAAACCTCGGCGCGATGGGGCCTCTCCTTCTAAACGAAGATAGAACAATCCAACAATCTGTCGGTTTCGACCCTCACCTTCCCCAAGTGTTCTGGTGGATGACCTTCATTGATGACCTTCCTGGCGGCTCACTGCTTAATCCCTATCATGTAGACCATGACAGTTTTTATAAAAAGGAAAGAGAAGTCGGATGGGTAACAGCGGCCGCGATTCTGCTACCGAAAAAGGTTATTAATAAGGTAGGAATGTTCGACGAAACCATTTTTATGTACGGTGAAGAGGTCGACTGGTGCTATAGAATTAAAAAAGCGGGATACAAGATATATTTTTCCCCAAGCACAAAAATGGTCCACATAGGCCGCGGCTCGATGGGTAAGGTTTCCAAAAACGCTATTATCGGGGAGTACAAGGGCATTGTCTATTTTTATAAAAAGCACAAAGGTTTTGTGTCTTTGCAAATAAGCCGTATGTTACTTAAAATAGGAGCACTGGCTCGAATTCTGATCTTCGGTGCCTTAGGCAGAAAGGAACTCGCCAAATTCTATGCGGAAGCTCTTAAAGTGGCTTGATGACCACATACTCGAATATCTCTCGCTAACTCTTCTTATCGCGCTTCCGCTTTACCCAAAAATTCCTCTTGCTGACATTTTGCCTGGCTACATCGTGAGAATCAGGCTCGACGACCTGCTTGTCGCCCTTGCCTTTGGTATTTGGCTGATCTGGCTCGTAAGAAGAAAAGTCACGCTCAAAGGTAATCCCTTATTCATCCCGATCGCGATTTACCTTGTAATCGGCCTCCTGTCATCTCTTTCCGCGATCTTCATTACAAAAACCGTCCCCATGGAGCAACTGCACATCTCGAAGCTTTTTCTCCACTACGCGAGAAGAATTGAATATATTTCTGTTTTCTTTATCTTTTTCTCTTCAATAAAATCGCTTACTCAGATTAAAAAATATGTATATCTCTCAGCCCTCGTCCTTTTGGCTGTTTCTATTTACGGGTTTGGGCAAAAGTATCTATATTGGCCCGCGTTTTCAACAATGAATAAAGAATTCTCGAAAGGTATAAAACTCTATCTGTCCCAACACGCGAGAGTTCTCTCGACTTTTGGTGGCCATTATGACCTCGCCGCGTACCTCATGCTCGTTCTAACCATATTTATACCTCTTGCCACAGTTGTTAAAAAATGGACCCACAAAATTCTCTTTTTGCTTGTAAGCCTTGCCGGTTTTTGGTTAATGATTCTAACTGTTTCAAGAACATCCTTTGTCGCGTATCTAGTCAGTATAACCGTTGTTTTTGGGATTCTAGCTTTTAAAAAAGGTTGGCTTTGGGCAGGCGCAATGTGGTTTGTGGTAACAATTTTTTCCTTAACGATCATGCTGTCTTTTGGTGACCTTTCAGACAGGTTCGCCCATGTTCTCAAGCTTGACAACCTAAGCGCGTCCTCACTACTTAAACCTGTAAAAGACGCGCCCAAGGGGAATGGAATTGCATATCTGGATGTTGTCGCGCCCAAATCTGATACTCCTCCTTCTACCGAAAAGCCAGGAGTCCAAACCGCGAGACCCGCGGACGTTACGGAAGAAATCCCAGAGGACGGTTATGGGGCAACGGGACCCGCAAAACCCAGAGTTTACTC is a genomic window containing:
- a CDS encoding DMT family transporter; amino-acid sequence: MTLLIFFLTAIVGGTGSPLIKHAVEIFPPMSFIFLRGILSSILILPFAYKEIKNPKPHKKLLFISTLLFAANWVFFALGIQRTTVLMGQAIYIPTGIIVAIIGFIFLKEKLTREQISGLVITLLGLSVLIVGSVKGQDLSSVGTPLGNLLVVGGLLSWASFTVVSRKISAYYSTFGLTIINFATTAVLALAIMPLVGESPTSIPVNSSSVVSILSVTAGTTAFFLLYQYLIKNTSAFLASLVIYPVSVFGALGGIIFYGEKLTPAFVTGSALIVLGVFTATSYQYAKKYIRWPLIYR
- a CDS encoding O-antigen ligase family protein; translated protein: MRKLLKWLDDHILEYLSLTLLIALPLYPKIPLADILPGYIVRIRLDDLLVALAFGIWLIWLVRRKVTLKGNPLFIPIAIYLVIGLLSSLSAIFITKTVPMEQLHISKLFLHYARRIEYISVFFIFFSSIKSLTQIKKYVYLSALVLLAVSIYGFGQKYLYWPAFSTMNKEFSKGIKLYLSQHARVLSTFGGHYDLAAYLMLVLTIFIPLATVVKKWTHKILFLLVSLAGFWLMILTVSRTSFVAYLVSITVVFGILAFKKGWLWAGAMWFVVTIFSLTIMLSFGDLSDRFAHVLKLDNLSASSLLKPVKDAPKGNGIAYLDVVAPKSDTPPSTEKPGVQTARPADVTEEIPEDGYGATGPAKPRVYSQTAVQYDLSTGIRLDYTWPQAIKGFQRNILLGSGYSTLTKSSIEQFTEAESTDNDFLRTLGETGLLGFLAFYGLIVFAIYYALVRFKNINDPFYSTVVAGTVAAIIGLLVNALYIDVFEASKVAYTFWILVAILIATANLASSSKNTKAPKKVK
- a CDS encoding glycosyltransferase family 4 protein, whose translation is MKIGIDVSQIVYGTGVSNYTKSLVENLLKIDNKNEYVLFGSSLRSKKKLKEFKDSLKDYQNVEFKIASIPPTLLEFVWNRLRVLPIEKFIGEVDIFHSSDWTQPKIKSPKTKRVTTIHDMVTYIFPASLHPKIIAAQKRRLKHVKSEVDVIIADSETTKDDVTKFLHIPQDKIKVVYLAASGDFQPQDDEKINQALEKYKIRKPYILSVATQEPRKNIQKLLDVFETILKDNPQFHLVLTGKYGWGSGFHSPENVIWTNYVSQEDLVSLYAGCRVFVYPSLYEGFGLPILEAMACGAPVVTSNNSSMAEIAKDAAILVDPRSEGQLTRAIQMVINLNMDNYQKMVRASLGRARRYSWTKTAKETLAIYEELAKGPELDTQAPDA
- a CDS encoding glycosyltransferase family 2 protein, yielding MAIDISVIIVNWNTKKLLEDAISSLFKYSKDVAFEVIVVDNGSEDGSIEMVKKKFPNVKLIEHGYNAGFTKGNNSGIKVAKGKYIFLFNSDAYLIENTLKKLVEKADSLKNLGAMGPLLLNEDRTIQQSVGFDPHLPQVFWWMTFIDDLPGGSLLNPYHVDHDSFYKKEREVGWVTAAAILLPKKVINKVGMFDETIFMYGEEVDWCYRIKKAGYKIYFSPSTKMVHIGRGSMGKVSKNAIIGEYKGIVYFYKKHKGFVSLQISRMLLKIGALARILIFGALGRKELAKFYAEALKVA
- a CDS encoding glycosyltransferase family 4 protein, encoding MLIGVDANEANVKNRVGSGTHAFELLKQFAELATSKHQFEIFLKEKPLEDLPKENQNFKYKVFGPKKLWTQFALPLRLLGNKPDVFFSMTHYGPRFSRVPNVVTIYDLSYLHYPELFNKDDLYQLKSWSKYSIEGAKHIIAISQSTKDDIIKNYGVSPSKISVTYMGYDQKLFKPQNKSKIDNIKKKYKIGGDYIIFVGTLQPRKNIERLIEAFAEVNSKIPDVELMIAGKKGWLFEPIFEKVKKLNLEKEIIFTDYVPDDDLPPLIAGAKVYILPSLWEGFGIPVIEAQACGVPVSVSETSSLPEVVDKSGFTFDPEKVPEITSSLLVLLTDDKLRSMLIEKGFKNVKRFSWEKCAKETLKILVSV